A part of Bacillus rossius redtenbacheri isolate Brsri chromosome 1, Brsri_v3, whole genome shotgun sequence genomic DNA contains:
- the LOC134528018 gene encoding uncharacterized protein LOC134528018, whose product MADVKALQLRLRLAEGRVKRAFDLVKAIASDASKVKLFLATARDLPGVKQAFDTDFIELEAAADMLEDFNSDDHLQRMTQLEEHYYTVMATVDSLNSTDKTAEQVASDDKGLTSRRGKVALPKIALPCFDGIPQNWSNFSNLFETLVSNNSELSAVEKLAYLKSALGGEPLGMIHSLSLSEANFDVAWKLLLNRYDNKRLIVSSHVEALLQAPSASAESARSLRQLVTVISENVSALEALGAPVDKWDMVLLPILSKRLDTKLRVDWEMTLGQEFPTLDGFITFLEKHCNAQEAVTYSHSKAVAQGSKQRSFAPTRNIPFSKVHLSAVQVCCICSATHPLFKCPEFLTYNPHDRYSVVKKNNLCLNCLGGSHRSKNCSLTAACKHCGSKHNSLLHFERVSHQESGSGEDGETARTAETTVSSMSSRVVNPPCANHTILLSTAQVAVFDSNGGSVTVRALLDTASQASFITERLMQKMHLKRERIHLPVQGLSNTPVNVARARTSVIIGPVGNASLQFSVDAFVLPNTVKPPLTNILFNEKPHTTK is encoded by the coding sequence ATGGCTGATGTTAAAGCTCTGCAACTGCGCCTTCGGTTAGCAGAGGGACGTGTGAAGCGTGCCTTTGACCTTGTGAAAGCAATAGCGAGTGACGCGAGTAAAGTAAAGTTGTTTCTTGCCACCGCGCGCGATCTACCGGGGGTGAAGCAAGCCTTCGATACGGACTTCATCGAGTTGGAAGCAGCGGCGGACATGTTGGAGGACTTCAACAGCGACGACCATCTTCAACGGATGACTCAGCTGGAGGAGCATTACTATACGGTGATGGCGACTGTAGACTCACTGAACAGCACTGACAAGACGGCTGAACAGGTAGCAAGTGATGACAAGGGATTGACGTCTCGTAGGGGTAAAGTAGCCTTACCTAAGATTGCTCTGCCGTGTTTTGATGGAATCCCTCAGAATTGGTCCAACTTCTCAAACTTATTCGAGACATTGGTGTCAAATAACTCAGAGCTCTCGGCAGTAGAAAAGTTAGCATATCTGAAGAGTGCTCTTGGTGGGGAGCCTTTGGGGATGATTCATTCGCTGTCGTTGTCAGAGGCGAATTTTGATGTAGCATGGAAGTTGTTACTAAACCGCTATGATAATAAGCGGCTTATTGTGTCATCTCATGTCGAGGCATTGTTGCAAGCACCTTCTGCGTCAGCAGAATCGGCAAGGTCATTACGCCAGTTAGTCACAGTCATCTCGGAGAATGTCTCAGCACTGGAAGCACTGGGAGCACCTGTTGACAAATGGGACATGGTGCTGCTTCCCATTCTTAGTAAGCGGCTGGATACTAAATTAAGGGTGGATTGGGAAATGACCTTGGGGCAGGAGTTTCCAACTTTAGATGGGTTTATAACTTTTCTTGAAAAACATTGCAATGCGCAAGAGGCAGTTACTTACTCGCATTCCAAGGCTGTTGCACAGGGCTCTAAGCAAAGGAGTTTTGCACCCACAAGAAACATACCATTTTCCAAGGTCCATCTCAGCGCTGTTCAAGTTTGTTGTATCTGTAGTGCCACCCACCCCTTGTTCAAGTGCCCCGAATTCCTTACATATAACCCTCATGATCGCTATAGTGTTGTAAAGAAAAACAATCTATGTTTGAATTGTCTCGGTGGGTCACACCGCTCTAAAAACTGCTCCTTGACAGCAGCTTGCAAACATTGCGGTAGCAAGCATAACTCGTTGTTGCACTTTGAAAGGGTTTCTCATCAGGAATCAGGTTCAGGTGAGGATGGCGAGACAGCCCGAACTGCAGAAACCACTGTCTCGTCCATGTCGTCACGTGTGGTGAATCCCCCCTGTGCAAATCACACCATCTTGCTGTCAACTGCTCAAGTCGCTGTGTTCGACTCGAATGGCGGATCTGTTACTGTACGTGCACTATTGGATACGGCCAGCCAGGCGAGCTTCATCACTGAACGTTTAATGCAGAAAATGCACTTGAAACGTGAAAGAATTCATCTTCCTGTTCAGGGCTTGTCTAATACGCCTGTCAATGTGGCCAGAGCTCGTACATCTGTTATTATTGGGCCCGTTGGCAACGCCAGTCTTCAATTTTCAGTAGATGCCTTTGTGTTaccaaatacagtaaaacctccattaacgaatattctatttaacgaaaaaccccatacaacgaaataa